A window from Salvia miltiorrhiza cultivar Shanhuang (shh) chromosome 2, IMPLAD_Smil_shh, whole genome shotgun sequence encodes these proteins:
- the LOC131008190 gene encoding uncharacterized protein LOC131008190 has translation MDAPQEENSNYLRPSTINVASNVGTYYKTKYLKMVRKVLNAKGGQPLVDRFLSGCFGHLLDWNPGSKCAMAVHHVVSRQIRSNDNGLWFFINGSRLNFSERDYALVTWLNFGETDFDTRAHHDLRNVEVFRKFCCGQRTVKVETLVDLFENYDIDDQDGSLLLRVAHVLVLYGMLLGYEPDKNVADWVWALVNDLDAFAQFPWAAYSYQLLCQYVNNFSTHDKYKLYGPVWALHVWSLEIIPELRTAVGTHLDGGAHPRCLRWRFRSRPTVSDLRLLFEQERVCQTYWRCCMFGTRLNLAVPSTYDSFAAWEVPEGICKMIKGECGSSMAQSWMGASQVSIYGF, from the exons ATGGATGCACCGCAAGAG GAGAATTCTAATTATTTGAGGCCGAGTACAATTAATGTGGCTTCAAATGTTGGGACATATTACAAGACAAAATACTTGAAAATGGTTAGGAAGGTATTGAATGCGAAAGGTGGTCAACCGTTGGTGGACAGATTTTTAAGTGGTTGTTTCGGACACTTATTAGATTGGAATCCGGGGTCAAAGTGTGCTATGGCTGTTCACCATGTAGTTTCTCGCCAAATCCGATCAAATGATAATGGATTGTGGTTTTTTATTAACGGGAGTAGGTTAAACTTCTCGGAGAGGGATTATGCCCTTGTTACATGGCTGAATTTTGGAGAAACTGACTTTGATACGAGGGCACACCACGATCTCCGGAATGTTGAAGTGTTCAGAAAATTTTGTTGTGGGCAGAGGACTGTTAAGGTGGAGACTCTCGTTGACCTTTTCGAGAATTATGATATTGATGATCAGGATGGGAGTTTACTATTACGTGTGGCCCACGTGTTAGTACTGTATGGCATGCTACTAGGGTATGAGCCTGATAAGAACGTGGCTGACTGGGTGTGGGCTTTGGTGAATGATCTTGATGCATTTGCCCAATTTCCGTGGGCAGCTTATTCGTATCAGCTGCTATGTCAGTATGTGAATAACTTTAGTACACACGACAAATATAAACTGTACGGGCCGGTGTGGGCATTACATGTATGGTCCCTGGAGATCATACCCGAGTTGCGTACTGCAGTTGGTACACACTTGGATGGCGGTGCACACCCTAGATGTTTGAGGTGGAGGTTTCGAAGTAGGCCCACTGTGTCGGATTTACGCCTCCTATTCGAGCAAGAG AGAGTGTGTCAAACATATTGGCGTTGCTGTATGTTTGGCACAAGGTTGAATCTCGCTGTTCCCAGTACGTACGACTCCTTTGCCGCTTGGGAAGTCCCTGAGGGTATTTGCAAAATGATTAAGGGCGAGTGTGGATCATCAATGGCACAAAGTTGGATGGGGGCTAGCCAGGTTAGTATTTATGGATTTTGA
- the LOC131011160 gene encoding uncharacterized protein LOC131011160 produces MHEDSLRVAIDEVVDENARLPFRISDEMETVGSALGSHVAWPSDLVVEKSIEKCNKKAVAKNVVKDSVVKNLSSLPGSLLALYYMMEKSFTDVGIHVKIDFEVFGQDITVWILKKDDVIPFCNLEPSTGNCIITYVCHLYEKMKKDGTLGKFMFVNPFTISCGKSVEARARALSDRILEATSNQLVFVPCNVGKHWILTIIDFEKDRVFLMDPISHRNRDTTWKSIVDTAMNLVNARKGKKFKKSASWDVVKGPIQPDSNQCGFYVMKFMKDVIAHYSLDAPTSLSSMFKNVKTYTLAEIDEIREEWATCVIKHAFD; encoded by the exons ATGCATGAAGACTCGTTACGTGTGGCGATTGATGAGGTTGTCGATGAGAATGCAAGACTACCCTTTCGTATTTCAGATGAGATGGAGACTGTGGGAAGTGCCTTAGGATCCCATGTCGCATGGCCTAGTGATTTGGTGGTGGAGAAGTCAATTGAG AAATGCAATAAGAAGGCAGTTGCAAAAAATGTTGTCAAGGACTCCGTGGTGAAGAATTTGTCATCATTGCCTGGATCATTGCTAGCACTATACTATATGATGGAGAAGTCGTTCACGGATGTAGGAATACATGTGAAAATAGACTTTGAAGTCTTCGGGCAGGATATTACAGTTTGGATTCTAAAGAAGGATGATGTGATTCCCTTCTGTAATCTGGAACCGAGTACGGGGAACTGCATTATCACATATGTTTG TCATTTGTATGAAAAGATGAAGAAAGATGGAACTCTAGGAAAGTTTATGTTTGTGAATCCATTTACCATATCTTGTGGAAAATCAGTTGAGGCTAGAGCACGTGCATTATCAGATAGGATACTTGAGGCTACGTCAAATCAGTTGGTATTCGTTCCTTGCAACGTAGG taaGCATTGGATTCTGACAATCATTGATTTTGAGAAAGATCGTGTGTTTTTGATGGACCCAATTTCTCATCGGAATCGCGATACGACATGGAAATCCATCGTTGACAC TGCGATGAACCTTGTTAATGCACGCAAGggaaaaaaattcaagaaatcGGCAAGTTGGGATGTAGTTAAG GGACCTATCCAGCCTGATTCGAACCAATGTGGATTTTATGTCATGAAGTTCATGAAAGATGTCATCGCACACTATAGCCTTGATGCCCCCACGTCTCTGTCATCAATG TTTAAGAATGTGAAGACGTATACTCTAGCTGAAATCGATGAAATTCGTGAGGAATGGGCAACGTGTGTGATAAAGCACGCCTTTGATTGA